A stretch of Bordetella genomosp. 13 DNA encodes these proteins:
- a CDS encoding DUF4136 domain-containing protein, producing MSPFSWSRSLRMAGAAMALGSVLLTGCAAPTVSTHVTSFQRWPQGVEGQRYAFAAVPPELANNLEYQSYRDTMRAGLGATGLVEATQSQPARFTVSYQYGTTQTTIMVRQPYDPYFYGGYGGFYGPRGWGYGGYWGPGFWGPEWIDVPAVAYRHYLNVKIDDRESGGAEVYRSSAYTLGRTDNLLRAMPYLVRAIFDGFPGNNGSERQIEYPVGR from the coding sequence ATGTCTCCATTCTCCTGGTCGCGCAGCCTGCGCATGGCCGGGGCGGCCATGGCCTTGGGCAGCGTGCTGCTGACGGGCTGCGCGGCGCCCACGGTCTCCACCCACGTCACGTCGTTCCAGCGCTGGCCGCAGGGAGTCGAGGGACAACGCTACGCGTTCGCCGCCGTTCCTCCCGAGCTGGCCAATAATCTCGAGTACCAGTCATACCGCGACACCATGCGCGCCGGCCTGGGCGCCACCGGCCTGGTCGAGGCGACGCAGAGCCAGCCGGCGCGCTTCACGGTTTCGTATCAGTACGGCACCACGCAGACCACGATCATGGTGCGCCAGCCCTATGACCCGTACTTCTACGGCGGGTACGGCGGCTTCTACGGCCCGCGCGGCTGGGGTTATGGCGGATACTGGGGCCCGGGCTTCTGGGGGCCCGAGTGGATCGACGTGCCGGCCGTGGCATATCGGCACTACCTGAACGTCAAAATCGATGACCGCGAAAGCGGCGGGGCCGAAGTCTATCGTTCGTCGGCGTATACGCTCGGACGTACCGACAACCTGCTGCGCGCCATGCCCTACCTGGTGCGAGCCATTTTCGACGGTTTCCCCGGCAACAACGGCAGCGAGCGCCAGATCGAATATCCCGTGGGCCGCTGA
- the thrC gene encoding threonine synthase, with protein MNYVSTRGGMAPQGFSDILLEGLAPDGGLAVPEALPRVDAATLESWRGLSYADLAFEVLSRFATDIPADDLRTLTRAAYRQGVFNSEDIVPLRPLYDGLHLLGLSEGPTLAFKDMAMQFLGQVFEYVLTRRGTTLNIVGATSGDTGSAAEYALRGKRGVAVFMLSPHGRMSAFQRAQMYSLQDENIHNIAVRGVFDEAQDIVKALAGDLEFKTRWRLGAVNSINWARIAAQVVYYFHGWLCATTGRGQQVSFAVPSGNFGNILSGHIARRMGLPIRRLVLATNENNVLEEFFRTGLYRPRGPAQTYATSSPSMDISRASNFERFVYDLVDADAERVKALWAQLARDGQFDLSAQLSRFDAEHGFVAGVSTHADRLSTIKSTYDTCGVLVDPHTADGVKVARQYMEPGIPMLVLETALPAKFSETIEAALGQPAPPPAALANLESLPQRVTVMDCDEMSVRRYIEAHAKV; from the coding sequence ATGAACTACGTATCCACCCGCGGCGGCATGGCCCCGCAAGGCTTTTCCGACATTCTGCTTGAAGGTCTGGCGCCGGACGGCGGCCTGGCCGTGCCCGAAGCCCTGCCGCGCGTCGACGCCGCCACGCTCGAATCGTGGCGAGGCTTGTCGTACGCCGACCTGGCCTTCGAGGTCCTGTCCCGCTTTGCCACCGACATCCCCGCCGACGATTTGCGCACCTTGACGCGCGCGGCATATCGGCAAGGTGTGTTCAACAGCGAAGACATCGTGCCCCTGCGTCCGCTGTACGACGGGCTGCACCTGCTGGGCCTGTCCGAAGGCCCGACGCTGGCGTTCAAGGACATGGCCATGCAGTTCCTGGGCCAGGTCTTCGAATACGTGCTGACGCGCCGCGGCACCACGCTCAACATCGTGGGCGCCACGTCGGGCGATACCGGCTCGGCCGCCGAGTACGCGCTGCGCGGCAAGCGCGGCGTGGCCGTGTTCATGCTGTCGCCGCATGGCCGCATGAGCGCCTTCCAGCGCGCCCAGATGTACTCGCTGCAGGACGAGAACATCCACAACATCGCGGTGCGCGGCGTGTTCGACGAGGCCCAGGACATCGTCAAGGCCCTGGCCGGCGACCTGGAGTTCAAGACGCGCTGGCGCCTGGGCGCGGTCAACTCCATCAACTGGGCGCGCATCGCGGCCCAGGTCGTGTACTACTTCCACGGCTGGCTATGCGCCACGACGGGCCGGGGCCAGCAGGTGTCGTTCGCGGTGCCCTCGGGCAACTTCGGCAACATCCTGTCGGGCCACATCGCGCGCCGCATGGGCCTGCCCATACGCCGACTGGTGCTGGCCACCAACGAGAACAACGTGCTCGAAGAGTTCTTCCGCACGGGTCTCTATCGCCCGCGTGGGCCGGCGCAGACGTATGCCACCTCCAGCCCCTCGATGGACATCTCGCGCGCCTCGAACTTCGAGCGCTTCGTCTACGACCTGGTGGATGCGGACGCGGAACGCGTGAAGGCGCTGTGGGCCCAACTGGCGCGCGACGGGCAGTTCGACCTGTCCGCGCAGCTGTCGCGCTTCGATGCCGAACATGGCTTCGTGGCGGGGGTCAGCACGCATGCCGACCGGCTGTCCACCATCAAGTCCACGTACGACACCTGCGGCGTGCTGGTCGATCCGCATACTGCGGACGGCGTAAAGGTGGCGCGCCAATACATGGAGCCCGGCATACCGATGCTGGTGCTCGAGACCGCGCTGCCCGCGAAATTCTCCGAGACCATCGAGGCGGCCCTGGGCCAGCCCGCGCCGCCGCCCGCGGCGCTGGCCAATCTCGAATCGCTGCCGCAGCGCGTCACCGTGATGGACTGCGACGAAATGTCGGTGCGGCGCTACATCGAGGCGCACGCCAAAGTGTAA
- a CDS encoding H-NS histone family protein, giving the protein MPRESYAVQQAKIEKEINKLQKRAEVLLTKRRKPVLASIVKSMRDYDITPEEIAAAFGAAKPARTPSAGARRKAAANGTATKRAVAPKYRHPKTGETWSGRGKAPRWLAAEEAAGADRASFLIAE; this is encoded by the coding sequence ATGCCCCGTGAGTCTTACGCAGTACAGCAGGCCAAGATCGAGAAGGAGATCAACAAGCTCCAGAAGAGAGCCGAGGTACTGCTGACCAAGCGCCGCAAGCCGGTGCTCGCCTCTATCGTCAAGTCGATGCGCGACTACGATATTACTCCTGAGGAAATCGCCGCCGCGTTCGGCGCTGCCAAGCCCGCTCGCACGCCCTCTGCCGGGGCGCGCCGCAAAGCCGCGGCCAACGGCACGGCGACCAAGCGCGCCGTGGCCCCGAAGTACCGCCACCCCAAGACCGGCGAAACCTGGAGCGGCCGCGGCAAGGCGCCGCGCTGGCTGGCCGCCGAGGAAGCCGCGGGCGCCGATCGCGCCAGCTTCCTGATCGCCGAATAA
- a CDS encoding YgdI/YgdR family lipoprotein — MSPKNLMMVIAATSLTALAGCSTPTTIHKADGTQVHTADRPDYDEDSGFYKYEKGDREIRVNKDDVKSIEDVDD, encoded by the coding sequence ATGAGTCCGAAGAATCTGATGATGGTAATCGCCGCCACCAGCCTGACCGCACTGGCCGGCTGCTCGACACCGACCACTATCCACAAGGCCGACGGCACGCAGGTCCATACCGCTGACCGCCCGGACTACGACGAGGATAGCGGCTTCTACAAGTACGAGAAGGGCGACCGCGAGATCCGCGTCAACAAGGACGACGTCAAGTCGATCGAAGACGTCGACGACTGA
- a CDS encoding carbon-nitrogen hydrolase family protein, which translates to MQPKELSGPWRVAAVQMVSTPDLRENLKQAGELIQKAAESGARLVALPEYFCFMGQRDTDKFAIKETEGAGPIQEFLSGAAQRHGVWIAGGTLPLACPDPGRVFNTAFVYGPDGKQRARYDKIHLFNFQRGAESYDESIAIHPGKTVQVFEAPCGRVGLSTCYDLRFPELYRAMGQVSLMLVPAAFTYTTGRAHWEILLRARAIENQCYILAPAQGGKHPNGRRTWGHSMLVDPWGDIVDVLPEEPGVISGTIEPDRLSEVRAALPALRHRVL; encoded by the coding sequence ATGCAGCCGAAAGAATTGTCGGGGCCGTGGCGGGTAGCCGCCGTTCAGATGGTAAGCACTCCCGACCTACGGGAAAACCTGAAACAGGCGGGTGAGTTAATCCAGAAAGCCGCCGAATCGGGCGCCCGTCTGGTTGCGCTGCCCGAGTACTTTTGTTTCATGGGACAGCGCGATACCGACAAATTCGCGATTAAAGAGACGGAAGGCGCCGGCCCGATTCAGGAGTTCCTGTCAGGCGCCGCCCAGCGCCATGGCGTCTGGATCGCCGGAGGCACGCTGCCACTCGCGTGCCCGGACCCCGGCCGGGTATTCAATACGGCATTCGTGTATGGCCCCGACGGCAAGCAGCGGGCGCGATACGACAAAATCCACCTATTCAATTTCCAGCGCGGCGCCGAGTCATACGATGAGTCGATCGCCATTCATCCCGGAAAAACCGTCCAGGTTTTCGAGGCGCCGTGCGGGCGAGTGGGGCTTTCCACCTGCTACGACCTGCGCTTTCCGGAGCTCTACCGTGCCATGGGCCAGGTGAGCCTGATGCTGGTGCCGGCGGCATTCACGTATACGACCGGCAGGGCGCATTGGGAAATCCTGCTGCGCGCACGGGCCATCGAGAATCAATGTTACATATTGGCGCCCGCCCAGGGCGGCAAGCATCCCAATGGCCGCCGCACCTGGGGACACTCCATGCTGGTCGACCCTTGGGGCGACATCGTGGACGTGCTGCCGGAAGAGCCGGGCGTGATCAGCGGTACGATAGAGCCTGATCGCCTCTCCGAGGTGAGGGCCGCGCTGCCCGCCCTGCGTCACCGAGTCCTGTAG
- the pepN gene encoding aminopeptidase N, translated as MRTDTPVTIYRKDYRPYPYAIPQVALEFDLDPDTTTVRCTMQVERRADAGADAELHLDGEALELVSLHVDGQPWPDSKYTVSAHALVISGLPERAEVETVSRCHPAANSTLMGLYVSGESFFTQCEAEGFRRITWFADRPDVMSRYRVTLRAPAAYPVLLSNGNLLDTRALPDGRNESRWEDPFPKPCYLFALVAGRLTHRETRVKTATGREVLLQVYSDPGSESRTQWALDSLVRSLQWDEARFGLELDLDRFMVVAVRDFNMGAMENKGLNIFNAAYVLADPDTATDANYEAIESVIGHEYFHNWTGNRVTCRDWFQLSLKEGLTVFRDQEFSADMMARGLDPAAAASARAVKRIDDVATLRAAQFPEDAGPMAHPIRPDSYQEIGNFYTATVYEKGAEVIRMQHTLLGEEGFRAGMDEYFRRHDGQAVTCDDFVAAMESVYVKQHPGRTLDVFRNWYRQAGTPRVSVTLDYDAAARRCTITLAQQCRPVGVERRADKLDKQPFHIPFAMGLLDRQGNPILLHHDGREQETVLLELTTAREQWVFEGIPSAPVPSLLRGFSAPVIVEYGWSDADLALLSAHDTDPFARWEAGQELATRQILALVRQHQGDQPLRVDDAFVQAWRALLTDPALDAAYRARTLALPSEKTLAERMEQIDPPALAVARDFLRAELGRQLRAEWHAAFDASQTPGEYSPAPGPAGKRALKNQALAHLMAAGADGAQELAQQQYASAGNMTDSMAALSALLNYGTGDAPAQALAAFYDRWQHDPLVVDKWFTLQATARSATVESIRGLMQHPAFTLRNPNRARALVFQFCLNNARGMHRPDGEGYAYWTEQVIALDALNPEVAARLARALDNWSRFVPALRQPMQQALQRVSAHPGLSRNVLEITSKALEFAAQA; from the coding sequence ATGCGTACCGACACGCCCGTGACGATTTACCGGAAGGATTACCGGCCCTATCCGTACGCAATTCCGCAGGTGGCGCTGGAATTCGACCTGGATCCGGACACCACCACGGTTCGCTGCACCATGCAGGTCGAACGCCGTGCCGATGCCGGCGCGGATGCCGAACTGCACCTCGACGGCGAAGCGCTGGAACTGGTTTCCCTGCACGTCGACGGCCAGCCGTGGCCCGACTCCAAGTACACGGTGTCAGCGCATGCGCTGGTCATCTCCGGCCTGCCCGAACGCGCCGAGGTCGAAACCGTCAGCCGCTGCCATCCCGCGGCCAATTCCACGCTGATGGGCCTGTACGTATCCGGCGAGAGCTTCTTCACGCAGTGCGAGGCCGAAGGCTTCCGGCGCATCACGTGGTTCGCCGACCGCCCCGACGTCATGTCGCGCTATCGCGTCACACTGCGCGCGCCGGCGGCTTATCCGGTGCTATTGTCCAACGGCAATCTGCTGGACACGCGCGCGCTGCCCGACGGCCGCAACGAGTCGCGCTGGGAAGATCCCTTCCCCAAGCCCTGCTATCTGTTCGCCTTGGTGGCCGGGCGTCTCACCCATCGCGAAACGCGGGTGAAGACCGCCACGGGCCGCGAGGTGCTGCTGCAGGTGTATAGCGACCCCGGCTCCGAATCGCGCACCCAGTGGGCGCTGGATTCGCTGGTGCGCTCGCTGCAATGGGACGAAGCCCGCTTCGGTCTCGAACTGGACCTGGACCGCTTCATGGTGGTCGCCGTGCGCGACTTCAACATGGGCGCAATGGAAAACAAAGGCCTGAACATCTTCAACGCCGCCTACGTGCTGGCCGACCCGGACACGGCCACCGACGCCAACTACGAAGCCATCGAGTCGGTCATCGGGCACGAGTACTTCCACAACTGGACGGGCAATCGCGTCACTTGCCGCGACTGGTTCCAACTCAGCCTGAAGGAAGGCCTGACGGTATTCCGCGACCAGGAGTTCAGCGCGGACATGATGGCCCGCGGCCTCGATCCTGCCGCGGCCGCCAGCGCGCGCGCGGTCAAGCGCATCGACGACGTGGCCACGCTGCGCGCGGCGCAGTTCCCCGAAGACGCGGGTCCCATGGCCCACCCCATCCGCCCCGACAGCTACCAGGAGATCGGCAACTTCTACACCGCCACGGTGTACGAGAAAGGCGCCGAGGTCATCCGCATGCAGCACACGCTGCTGGGCGAAGAGGGTTTCCGCGCGGGAATGGACGAGTACTTCCGACGCCACGACGGTCAGGCCGTCACCTGCGACGATTTCGTCGCGGCCATGGAGTCCGTCTATGTGAAGCAACACCCCGGCCGCACGCTCGACGTGTTCCGCAACTGGTATCGCCAGGCCGGCACGCCGCGCGTCAGCGTCACGCTGGACTACGATGCCGCGGCGCGCCGCTGCACGATCACGCTGGCGCAGCAGTGCCGGCCCGTGGGCGTCGAGCGCCGCGCCGACAAGCTGGACAAGCAGCCGTTCCACATCCCTTTCGCCATGGGCCTGCTCGACCGCCAGGGCAACCCCATCCTGCTGCACCACGACGGCCGTGAGCAAGAGACCGTACTGCTCGAGCTCACCACGGCACGCGAGCAATGGGTGTTCGAAGGCATACCGTCGGCGCCCGTTCCCTCGCTGCTGCGCGGTTTCTCGGCGCCGGTCATCGTGGAATATGGCTGGAGCGATGCCGACCTGGCGCTGCTGTCGGCGCATGACACCGACCCCTTCGCTCGCTGGGAAGCGGGCCAGGAACTGGCGACGCGGCAGATCCTTGCGCTCGTGCGGCAGCATCAGGGCGACCAGCCGCTGCGGGTCGACGACGCCTTCGTGCAGGCCTGGCGCGCGCTGCTGACCGATCCGGCGCTGGACGCGGCATATCGCGCGCGCACGCTGGCCTTGCCGTCCGAGAAGACGCTGGCCGAGCGCATGGAACAGATCGATCCGCCGGCATTGGCCGTCGCGCGCGACTTCCTGCGCGCCGAACTGGGCAGGCAGTTGCGCGCGGAATGGCATGCGGCCTTCGATGCCAGCCAGACACCCGGCGAGTACAGCCCCGCTCCCGGACCGGCCGGCAAGCGCGCCCTGAAGAACCAGGCGCTGGCGCACCTGATGGCAGCCGGCGCCGACGGCGCGCAGGAACTCGCGCAGCAACAGTACGCCTCGGCCGGCAACATGACCGACAGCATGGCGGCGTTGTCGGCGCTGCTCAACTACGGCACGGGCGATGCGCCCGCGCAAGCCCTCGCGGCCTTCTACGACCGCTGGCAGCACGATCCGCTGGTGGTGGACAAGTGGTTCACGCTGCAGGCGACCGCCCGCTCGGCCACCGTCGAGTCCATACGCGGCCTGATGCAGCACCCCGCCTTCACGCTGCGCAATCCGAACCGCGCCCGCGCGCTGGTGTTCCAGTTCTGCCTGAACAACGCGCGCGGCATGCATCGGCCCGATGGCGAGGGCTATGCCTACTGGACCGAGCAGGTCATCGCGCTGGACGCCCTGAATCCCGAGGTCGCCGCCCGCCTGGCGCGCGCGCTGGACAACTGGTCGCGCTTCGTGCCGGCGCTGCGTCAGCCCATGCAGCAGGCGCTGCAACGCGTCAGCGCGCATCCCGGCCTGTCGCGCAACGTACTGGAAATCACCTCGAAAGCATTGGAATTCGCCGCACAGGCATAG
- a CDS encoding class 1 fructose-bisphosphatase, which produces MKRKTLTQYLVEQQRSEQLLQPELRLLIEVVARACKAISHAVSKGALGGVLGSLESENVQGEVQKKLDVLSNEILLEANEWGGHLAAMASEEMETIHHIPNRYPKGEYLLLFDPLDGSSNIDVNVSIGTIFSVLRAPHDVGTAVTEQDFLQPGSQQVAAGYAVYGPQTMLVLTVGKGVVGFTLDREMGSWVLTHESMRVPEDTKEFAINMSNMRHWAPPVRRYIDECLAGSTGPRGKDYNMRWVASMVADVHRILTRGGIFMYPWDAREPDKAGKLRLMYEANPMSLLIEQAGGAAINGTQRILDLQPEKLHQRVSVILGSKNEVERVGRYHTEAAAQK; this is translated from the coding sequence TTGAAACGCAAAACGCTTACTCAATACCTGGTCGAGCAGCAGCGCTCCGAGCAGCTGCTGCAACCCGAGCTGCGCCTGCTCATCGAAGTGGTGGCGCGCGCCTGCAAGGCCATCAGCCACGCCGTCAGCAAGGGCGCGCTGGGCGGCGTGCTGGGCAGCCTGGAAAGCGAGAACGTCCAGGGCGAAGTGCAGAAGAAGCTGGACGTGCTGTCCAACGAGATCCTGCTCGAGGCCAACGAATGGGGCGGCCACCTGGCGGCGATGGCTTCCGAAGAGATGGAGACCATCCACCACATTCCCAACCGCTATCCCAAGGGCGAGTACCTGCTGCTGTTCGATCCCCTGGACGGCTCGTCGAACATCGACGTCAACGTGTCCATCGGCACCATCTTCTCGGTGCTGCGCGCGCCGCACGACGTGGGCACCGCCGTCACCGAACAGGACTTCCTGCAGCCCGGCAGCCAGCAGGTCGCGGCCGGCTATGCGGTGTATGGTCCGCAGACCATGCTGGTGCTTACCGTGGGCAAGGGCGTGGTCGGCTTCACGCTGGACCGCGAAATGGGCTCGTGGGTGTTGACGCACGAAAGCATGCGCGTGCCGGAAGACACCAAAGAGTTCGCCATCAACATGTCGAACATGCGGCACTGGGCGCCGCCGGTGCGCCGCTATATCGACGAGTGCCTGGCCGGTTCCACCGGCCCGCGCGGCAAGGACTACAACATGCGCTGGGTCGCGTCCATGGTGGCCGACGTGCACCGCATCCTGACCCGCGGCGGCATCTTCATGTATCCCTGGGACGCCCGCGAACCGGACAAGGCTGGCAAGCTGCGCCTGATGTATGAAGCCAATCCCATGAGCCTGCTGATCGAACAGGCGGGGGGCGCGGCCATCAACGGCACGCAGCGTATTCTCGACCTGCAGCCCGAGAAGCTGCACCAGCGCGTCAGCGTGATCCTGGGGTCGAAGAACGAAGTGGAACGCGTCGGCCGCTACCACACCGAGGCAGCCGCGCAGAAGTAG